The Desertifilum tharense IPPAS B-1220 genome includes a region encoding these proteins:
- the rplK gene encoding 50S ribosomal protein L11 produces MAKKVVAIIKLALPAGKANPAPPVGPALGQHGVNIMAFCKDYNARTADQAGMVIPVEISVFEDRSFTFILKTPPASVLIRKAAGIERGSNEPNKKQVGSITKAQLQEIAQTKMPDLNANDIEAAMKIVAGTAKNMGVKVVE; encoded by the coding sequence ATGGCTAAAAAAGTCGTTGCCATTATTAAGTTAGCTTTGCCTGCGGGTAAAGCTAACCCGGCACCCCCGGTTGGCCCGGCATTGGGTCAACACGGCGTTAACATTATGGCGTTCTGTAAAGACTACAACGCCAGAACCGCCGACCAAGCAGGGATGGTTATTCCGGTAGAAATTTCGGTTTTTGAAGACCGCAGTTTCACCTTTATCCTAAAAACCCCCCCCGCTTCGGTTTTAATCCGCAAAGCCGCAGGTATTGAGCGCGGTTCCAACGAACCCAATAAAAAGCAAGTGGGCAGTATCACCAAAGCTCAACTGCAAGAAATTGCTCAAACCAAAATGCCCGACCTCAACGCCAACGACATTGAGGCCGCGATGAAAATTGTGGCAGGAACGGCCAAAAACATGGGCGTCAAAGTGGTTGAATAA
- a CDS encoding DUF4359 domain-containing protein, which produces MKGSNPIIYIGGAVLAGLGVLMVATNPSPRAYEEYATTELSRYAKTNLCTQQNPFGSFLQGQCIQLVDAAQPQVRSLVAQTTQRKNLGVLSVYRTELSVISLLPSYEFETVGVLNNFYTFKAQKR; this is translated from the coding sequence ATGAAAGGATCGAATCCGATTATTTATATTGGGGGTGCTGTTTTGGCGGGGCTTGGGGTCTTGATGGTGGCGACGAACCCCTCTCCAAGAGCGTATGAAGAATATGCAACCACGGAGTTAAGCCGCTATGCGAAAACCAATCTCTGCACGCAACAGAATCCATTTGGCAGTTTTTTACAAGGACAGTGTATCCAGTTAGTGGATGCGGCTCAACCCCAAGTGCGATCGCTGGTTGCTCAAACAACGCAACGCAAAAATCTAGGGGTATTGAGTGTCTATCGAACGGAATTATCGGTAATCTCGCTACTCCCCTCTTACGAGTTTGAAACGGTCGGGGTGTTGAATAATTTCTACACCTTTAAAGCTCAAAAGCGCTAA
- a CDS encoding pitrilysin family protein — MRFFSQRSFVWLGLLFSMSLMATCLFGSPNRTQAAPLPGECIPPQDASSLSITQDVCHVVLNNGLTVLTKEVHKAPVVTVQVWYRVGSRYEPPGFNGISHQLEHMLFKGTTHRPLQWGRLFNALGSESNAFTSYEHTVYFNTAERSKLQTLLTLEADRMQNTAIAPADLQSEKRVVLSELAGYENRIGYRLSRAMMQAAFPNHPYGQAVGGTKSDIENLTVAQLQNYYQTYYHPNNATLVIVGDIDTASTLRAIQDTFGQIPRGEVPPAPLPPALPSRRSIAPVVLQEPGSTEHLQLLYPLPAIRESGRNFPRERFANRDIPALQVLDYLFSKGRSSRLYQSLVETGLASEVSGSANHLTHQGWYRLQAILTADRSAREGIEAIDRAIAKLQTQGVTPQELARAKAQLQAQNLLRNRDITRLAMQLGDDQTTAGDYTWSDRYLAAVNQVSAADIQRVAQTYLQPSARTVGFLQPTGLPSTAIESASAYAAPENFNLATGAQWSEVQQYLPPFTPPAQEPQPTLPQTFTLANGLQVLLIQDSSTPTITLSGYLQAGSQFDPERQAGLARLTAENLMNGTHRQSALTLANRLEDRGARLQFQTNREGVLVEAQALSSDLETLIQTLADVLQHPSFPVEQFERSRQRALQALERDLESPSHLAQRTLQQAIYPVNHPFHPFPTRDTLQSVEHQDLASFHRTHYRPDTMAIAIVGDTTPQELQRLMVRYFGRWSGEGSPRQLQFPPVNLPESSIALNSVLPGRKQSIIYMGYKGIGRQDPRYYAALVLNQILGGDTLSSRLGTQVRDRLGLTYGIYSYFQTGLNPGPFVIEMQTAPQDTQSAIATTLTLLDQLQRQGVTLQEVQVAQNAIASRYPVSLKDPDYLAAQVLFNHVYGLPPSELRIFPHKISNVTLEAVNQAAKELLHPGHLVVVTAGPPTEEANSL; from the coding sequence ATGCGTTTTTTCTCTCAGCGCTCCTTCGTTTGGCTAGGACTTTTATTCAGTATGAGTTTGATGGCGACTTGCCTGTTCGGTTCGCCCAACAGAACCCAGGCTGCCCCCTTACCGGGAGAATGCATTCCGCCGCAAGATGCTAGCAGCCTATCCATCACCCAAGATGTTTGCCACGTCGTCCTCAACAACGGTTTAACCGTCTTAACCAAAGAGGTGCATAAAGCCCCAGTTGTCACCGTGCAAGTTTGGTATAGAGTTGGATCGCGATACGAGCCTCCCGGCTTCAACGGGATTTCTCATCAACTCGAACACATGCTCTTTAAAGGCACCACCCACCGTCCCTTGCAATGGGGGCGCTTGTTCAACGCCTTGGGTAGCGAATCCAATGCCTTTACCAGCTACGAGCATACGGTTTACTTTAATACCGCAGAACGCAGCAAACTGCAAACGCTGCTAACCCTAGAAGCCGATCGGATGCAAAATACCGCGATCGCCCCCGCCGATCTGCAAAGCGAAAAACGGGTAGTCCTCTCAGAACTCGCCGGGTACGAAAACCGGATCGGCTATCGCCTGAGCCGAGCCATGATGCAAGCCGCATTTCCCAACCATCCCTACGGACAAGCAGTTGGGGGAACGAAAAGCGATATTGAAAATCTCACCGTTGCTCAACTGCAAAACTACTATCAGACTTACTACCATCCAAACAATGCCACCCTAGTGATTGTGGGAGACATTGACACCGCCTCCACTCTCAGAGCCATTCAAGACACCTTTGGTCAAATTCCTAGGGGAGAAGTCCCACCTGCCCCCCTGCCGCCTGCACTCCCTTCTAGGCGCTCTATTGCTCCAGTGGTTCTGCAAGAACCGGGCAGCACTGAACATTTGCAACTGCTTTATCCTTTACCCGCCATTCGGGAATCTGGTCGGAATTTTCCGAGGGAACGCTTCGCCAATCGCGACATTCCCGCCCTACAAGTCTTAGACTATCTATTTTCTAAAGGCCGTTCTTCTCGGCTCTATCAAAGCTTAGTAGAAACAGGTTTAGCTAGCGAAGTCAGCGGTTCAGCCAACCACCTAACGCATCAGGGATGGTATAGACTTCAGGCGATCTTGACAGCGGATCGATCGGCACGCGAAGGCATAGAGGCGATCGATCGGGCGATCGCCAAATTGCAAACCCAAGGCGTCACCCCCCAGGAATTGGCGAGAGCCAAAGCCCAACTGCAAGCGCAAAACCTGTTACGCAACCGCGATATTACCCGACTCGCCATGCAACTCGGCGACGATCAAACCACTGCCGGAGATTATACTTGGAGCGATCGCTATCTCGCGGCCGTCAATCAAGTCAGCGCTGCTGATATTCAACGGGTTGCTCAAACCTACTTGCAACCTTCTGCGAGAACCGTTGGCTTTTTGCAACCCACAGGCTTACCCAGCACTGCCATCGAGAGTGCATCAGCCTACGCTGCACCCGAAAACTTTAACCTCGCAACTGGGGCCCAATGGAGCGAAGTGCAACAGTATTTACCGCCCTTCACCCCGCCAGCCCAGGAACCGCAACCCACCCTCCCGCAAACCTTTACCCTCGCCAATGGCTTACAGGTTCTCCTGATTCAAGATTCCAGCACGCCCACCATTACGCTCAGTGGGTATCTGCAAGCGGGGAGTCAATTCGATCCCGAACGCCAAGCTGGACTTGCACGACTGACGGCGGAAAACCTGATGAATGGGACGCATCGCCAGAGTGCTTTAACCCTAGCCAACCGGCTAGAAGATCGCGGGGCCCGCTTGCAATTTCAGACGAACCGAGAAGGCGTTCTGGTTGAGGCTCAAGCCTTATCCTCAGATCTAGAAACCCTGATCCAAACCTTAGCCGATGTCTTGCAACATCCTAGCTTTCCGGTCGAGCAGTTTGAACGCAGTCGCCAACGCGCCCTCCAAGCTTTGGAACGCGACTTAGAAAGCCCTTCGCACTTAGCGCAACGCACCTTGCAACAGGCGATTTATCCGGTTAATCATCCCTTTCATCCCTTTCCAACGCGGGATACCCTGCAATCTGTCGAGCATCAAGATTTAGCAAGTTTTCACCGCACGCACTATCGTCCTGATACGATGGCGATCGCGATCGTGGGAGATACCACCCCACAGGAATTGCAGCGCTTGATGGTTCGATATTTCGGGCGATGGTCTGGTGAGGGTTCTCCACGCCAATTGCAGTTTCCCCCAGTGAATTTACCAGAGTCGTCCATTGCCCTGAACTCGGTTTTACCCGGTCGCAAACAATCGATTATTTACATGGGGTATAAGGGAATTGGACGCCAAGACCCCCGCTACTATGCGGCGTTGGTTCTCAATCAGATTTTGGGCGGCGATACGTTATCGAGTCGGTTGGGAACCCAGGTGCGCGATCGCTTAGGGTTAACCTATGGAATTTACAGCTATTTCCAAACGGGGTTAAATCCAGGGCCATTTGTGATTGAAATGCAGACGGCTCCCCAAGATACCCAAAGCGCGATCGCGACGACCTTAACCCTACTCGATCAACTGCAACGGCAAGGCGTGACCCTCCAAGAGGTACAAGTGGCCCAAAATGCGATCGCCAGCCGCTACCCAGTTTCTCTCAAAGACCCCGATTACCTAGCCGCCCAAGTGCTGTTCAATCATGTCTATGGTCTGCCCCCTTCAGAACTTCGCATCTTTCCCCACAAAATTAGTAACGTTACTCTAGAAGCAGTGAACCAAGCTGCCAAAGAACTCCTGCATCCAGGGCATTTGGTCGTTGTTACCGCAGGTCCACCCACCGAGGAGGCGAATTCATTGTGA
- the nusG gene encoding transcription termination/antitermination protein NusG — protein sequence MSFASEESPDFNPSEETTNLPASEEESLERQARWYAVQVASGCEKRVKASLEQRVQTLDVANRIVQVEIPQRTAVQFRKGGKPQQTTEKVFPGYVIVRMVMDDETWQVVKNTPNVINFVGAEQKRRYGRGRGHVKPLPLSRSEVERIFKQSQDEKPLVKIDMAPGDKILVLSGPFKDFEGEVIEVSPERSKLKALLSIFGRDTPVELEFNQVQKQ from the coding sequence ATGAGTTTTGCATCAGAAGAATCTCCTGACTTTAACCCATCCGAAGAAACGACCAACCTCCCCGCCTCTGAAGAAGAATCTTTAGAAAGACAGGCGCGGTGGTATGCCGTTCAGGTTGCCTCTGGCTGCGAAAAGCGGGTGAAAGCCAGCTTAGAGCAGCGGGTGCAAACCTTAGATGTCGCCAACCGGATCGTGCAGGTGGAAATTCCCCAGCGCACAGCCGTCCAGTTCCGCAAAGGCGGCAAACCCCAACAGACGACCGAAAAAGTCTTTCCCGGTTACGTCATTGTCCGCATGGTGATGGATGACGAAACTTGGCAGGTCGTCAAAAACACCCCTAATGTGATTAACTTTGTAGGGGCCGAACAAAAGCGCCGTTACGGTCGCGGGAGAGGGCACGTCAAACCCTTACCCCTAAGCCGCAGCGAAGTTGAGCGGATCTTTAAGCAGTCCCAAGACGAGAAACCCTTAGTCAAAATTGACATGGCACCTGGGGACAAAATCTTGGTACTGTCTGGGCCGTTTAAAGACTTTGAAGGCGAAGTGATTGAAGTTAGCCCAGAACGCAGCAAACTCAAAGCGCTTCTGTCTATCTTCGGTCGCGATACCCCAGTGGAATTAGAGTTCAATCAGGTTCAAAAGCAGTAG
- the rplS gene encoding 50S ribosomal protein L19, translated as MHAQEVIRSIEAEQLKSDLPTIYIGDTVRVGVRIREGGKERTQPYEGTVIARRNSGINETITVRRIFQGVGVERVFLLHSPRVADIKVLRRAKVRRAKLYYLRDRIGKATRLKQRFDRPL; from the coding sequence ATGCACGCTCAAGAGGTCATCCGCTCAATTGAGGCGGAACAGTTGAAGTCAGATCTGCCAACAATCTATATTGGCGACACCGTTCGAGTCGGCGTACGAATTCGAGAAGGCGGCAAAGAACGGACGCAACCCTATGAGGGGACAGTCATTGCTCGACGCAATAGCGGGATTAATGAAACAATTACCGTTCGGCGGATTTTCCAAGGAGTGGGTGTAGAGCGAGTTTTCTTACTCCATTCTCCTCGCGTGGCTGACATTAAGGTCTTACGTCGGGCGAAGGTCCGCCGGGCCAAATTGTACTACCTGCGCGATCGCATCGGCAAGGCCACTCGCCTCAAGCAGCGCTTTGACCGTCCTCTATAA
- a CDS encoding serine/threonine-protein kinase, with the protein MSYCLNPLCQAPENLDLDTFCQACGSPLSLRKRYLALRKLGQGGFGRTFLAQDCDIPSRPYCVIKQLQLRAFGVDTVDKAKQLFQQEAVRLDELGKHPQIPNLLAYFSENEQWYLVQEWIEGQTLAEELHQQGAYTEEQVWQLLRDLVPVLEFIHQRRVIHRDIKPMNIIRRQSDRLPILIDFGIAKQFDRRMLVQTGTLIGSPEYISPEQMKGKAVPASDLYSLGVMCVHLLTHLKSPLDLYNIVEDRWDWRDFLPPERRVSDRLGRILDKMLQASLSQRFQSATDLLEVLNPPPGAIALSSNVSIEWVKAIQRDPTPPAVSIRQPLAFAKSLLGIAPPEQWLVSSTGVDYTALRNHLAASRWQAADEETWAVLCQALGKRPRNYLWSADTAKLPCEDLQIIDLLWQKYSEGHFGFSVQCRIFTEVEEDYVRFCDRVGWPVYNTHTSGKGIAYSRKAPAGHLPSRIWAGGSQWWRQAKAMLLKLDNCEFIHWESNLS; encoded by the coding sequence ATGTCCTATTGCCTTAACCCTCTGTGTCAGGCTCCTGAAAATCTGGATCTCGATACGTTTTGCCAAGCGTGCGGGAGTCCACTTAGCTTGAGAAAACGGTATCTTGCCCTCCGCAAGCTCGGACAAGGGGGATTTGGCAGAACGTTCTTGGCGCAAGACTGCGATATTCCGTCTCGCCCTTACTGCGTCATTAAGCAATTGCAACTGCGGGCTTTTGGGGTGGATACGGTGGACAAGGCGAAGCAGTTGTTTCAGCAAGAGGCCGTTCGGTTAGATGAATTGGGCAAGCATCCCCAAATTCCGAATCTGTTAGCTTATTTTTCTGAAAACGAGCAGTGGTACTTAGTCCAAGAGTGGATAGAGGGGCAAACGCTCGCTGAAGAACTTCACCAACAGGGTGCTTATACTGAGGAGCAAGTTTGGCAGTTGTTGCGGGATTTAGTCCCGGTGTTGGAGTTTATCCATCAGCGACGGGTGATTCACCGCGATATTAAGCCGATGAATATTATCCGCCGTCAGAGCGATCGCCTTCCCATTTTGATTGATTTTGGCATCGCTAAACAGTTCGATCGGCGGATGCTGGTGCAAACGGGTACGCTGATTGGCAGTCCAGAATATATTTCTCCCGAACAGATGAAGGGGAAAGCGGTTCCGGCTAGCGATTTGTACAGTTTGGGGGTGATGTGCGTTCATTTACTCACTCACCTCAAATCGCCTTTGGATTTGTATAACATTGTGGAGGATCGCTGGGATTGGCGGGATTTTCTGCCCCCCGAACGTCGGGTGAGCGATCGCTTGGGGCGGATTCTCGATAAGATGTTGCAGGCGTCGCTGAGTCAACGGTTTCAGTCGGCGACCGATTTGCTAGAGGTGCTAAACCCACCCCCAGGGGCGATCGCGCTCTCCTCTAATGTTTCTATAGAATGGGTTAAAGCGATCCAACGCGATCCAACGCCCCCCGCCGTTTCAATCCGTCAACCCCTAGCTTTTGCCAAATCCTTACTGGGGATCGCCCCCCCGGAACAATGGTTAGTATCAAGTACGGGCGTTGATTACACCGCGCTGCGAAACCACCTAGCGGCGAGTCGCTGGCAGGCAGCCGATGAGGAAACCTGGGCGGTTCTGTGTCAAGCGTTAGGGAAGCGCCCCCGCAACTATCTCTGGAGTGCGGATACGGCTAAGTTGCCCTGCGAAGACTTGCAAATTATCGATCTGTTATGGCAAAAGTACAGCGAAGGGCACTTTGGCTTTAGCGTTCAATGCCGAATTTTTACGGAAGTTGAGGAAGATTACGTCCGGTTTTGCGATCGCGTCGGTTGGCCCGTTTATAATACTCACACCTCTGGTAAAGGGATCGCCTACAGTCGTAAAGCTCCCGCCGGACATTTGCCCTCGCGGATTTGGGCGGGCGGTTCCCAGTGGTGGCGTCAAGCCAAAGCCATGTTGCTGAAGCTAGATAACTGCGAGTTTATTCACTGGGAATCTAATCTTTCCTAA
- a CDS encoding pentapeptide repeat-containing protein: protein MRFIITATSVGIATVLLASASFQAKAQNPAHVEQLLQTRQCSRCDLSKSNLAGANLRYANLAGANLEGANFFGADLRYANLSGANLKGANLRGTNLYNANLSDAVFNNTDLRGANLFSAEIAETDLEAVNLDGAILPDGSLKPAPDLSPR, encoded by the coding sequence GTGAGATTCATCATCACCGCGACTTCCGTAGGCATTGCCACTGTACTCCTTGCGAGTGCCAGTTTCCAAGCCAAGGCTCAAAACCCTGCCCATGTCGAACAACTGTTGCAAACCCGCCAATGCAGCCGTTGCGATCTTTCAAAAAGCAACCTCGCCGGGGCTAACCTGCGCTACGCTAACCTGGCAGGAGCCAATCTAGAGGGGGCCAATTTCTTTGGGGCAGATTTGCGTTATGCCAATCTCAGCGGGGCAAACTTGAAAGGAGCAAACCTGAGAGGGACAAATCTTTATAACGCCAATCTCAGCGACGCTGTTTTTAACAATACCGATTTGCGCGGGGCTAATTTATTTAGTGCAGAGATTGCTGAAACCGATCTAGAAGCGGTGAATCTCGATGGGGCAATTTTACCCGATGGCAGCCTTAAACCCGCCCCCGATCTCTCCCCGCGCTAG
- the secE gene encoding preprotein translocase subunit SecE, which yields MAKKEAPQTPEKTEGFSAGKFFQGTKEELEKVVWPSRQQLISESVAVVLMVTLSATLIYFIDKLFGWASGQVFG from the coding sequence ATGGCGAAAAAAGAGGCCCCACAGACGCCGGAAAAAACCGAAGGCTTTAGCGCCGGTAAGTTCTTTCAAGGTACCAAAGAAGAACTCGAAAAAGTCGTTTGGCCCAGTCGGCAACAACTGATTAGCGAATCTGTTGCAGTCGTGTTGATGGTAACGCTCTCAGCAACGCTAATCTATTTCATCGATAAATTATTTGGTTGGGCATCAGGGCAGGTGTTTGGATGA